DNA sequence from the Colletotrichum destructivum chromosome 9, complete sequence genome:
GGCCCAAGTGGCTTAACGACCTTTTGGCTCCCCCATGGTGTCAGACGCCGGGCATATCCCTTATCCCTGTTACACCATTCCAGAAAGTCGCTTGGCCTTGCGTGTCCCTCGCTGGCATCTGATCCAATGCCGACCAAGTCTTCGCCAATCAGCCCGATCACATAGTCCAGGACATCCACATAGTCCTCTATTGTGCTGTCGTTGCCCTTTGGCATATGCGGCCCAAACTGGGATAGGCCGACGAAGCCCCCTTTGCTCCCGATGAGCTTGATCAAGTGATCCGACTTATTGCGGGGGTGGTCGACCAAGCCACCGGGAAGCACATGCGAGAAACACGGAGGCTTTGCGTCCGGTGCGTACATGATCACGTCTTCCGACGTCTGCGGCCCGACGTGGGAGAGGTCGCACACGATGCCGAGACGGGCCATctcgtccaccacctcgcGCCCGAACCCCGTCAGCCCGCTGTCCCGCACCTCCGAGTACCCGGCGCCCGAGTAGTTTTGCGTGTTGTATGTGAGTTGCATCTTGCGCACGCCGAGGTCTCGGAAGACGCGGAGGTAGTCGAGCTGGTCCTCGATGCCCGACGTGTTCTGCCACGACAGGAGCACCGCGGtcttgccggcctccttAGCGGCACGGATGTCGGCCGCGCTGTGGGCTTGGAGTATCAGGTCCGAGTGCTCTTCGAACCACCGCTTCCActcgacgacgttggcgagGCTGCCACGGAGGCCCTCCCACAGACCACATGTGCAGGAGACGCCGGTTATGCCGCCCTTGTGCCAAGATTCGAAGATATCGCGGGACCAGTTGGCGATGTTGAGCCCGTCAAAATGGATTGACGAAGCATAGATTGCTCGTGCTTCTGTTTCTGTCACCATGGCGTCTGTGGAAGTAAACGGATTCGTTGGCTTGGTGCTCCAGATCGGTAGGTTCAATCATAAGGCTTGACCGAGGAATACGACAACAAGAGATACCGGAGAATAGGGCGTTGAATTGAAAGCAGACCACTTCTTATGGAAGCCTCATGAGTTCGATACACCATGGACATCCCACTGGTACGAGAACGGGGCCGAACCCGGAGATACGGCCAGCAAACTGGACGTCGGAGAACGTCCGGTAGGCGAACCACATGGTATGGTGGTATACGGCCCACTACCTGCACTGGTCTTGACAGATCCTTCGATAACGCCATTCCATGGTATGATTGAGCCATTTGAGAAATCGGCATACACAGGGAATCTGGTCCCAGAGAATGCCAATTTGGTTGGTGAGTTTCGAGATCGGTCCAGCCTGGGTGGATGCTTGACTGCTTCTATCGTGAAATCTCACTTGTCGGTTCTTCCATCACGAGGGCACTTGGCTTCAACCCATTACAACTATCTCCTTCTTGCCCCGTAAAAATTATCAAAACTCTCCTCCTCTACTGGAACAAAAACCCGGAAAGCTTGACTTGTCGGAGATTTATCCTACGTTTACTAATCACGTCGTCCACCTTGAACCCCGGTCATACTCACATGGCTAGTTCAAGTGATTGCGACCATACTAGGTGTGATCGGGGGTCGGGGAAAGTGCGCTCATGATCACCGGGCTCTAGGCCGACAATGTCTGGCCTGTTGTCGGAGTGTGTCCGACGGTGGTGGttgacgccatcgccggGGAAGTCAGCCCGAGCAAAGCCGGCCTTCTGGAGGCTTTACATAAAGCCATCAATCTTGCAACCGGGTTTTGGGCATTTGGAGCTGCAATTAGAGTCAAAAATTACAGCATCTTGtatcatcgtcgtcgtcttcttgaGTAGCACCCGAACGAGAGTGACATCGACATGGACCGTTCGTCGGAAAACGACGGCAAAGACACCGCTTCCGTCGCGGTACAGCGTAACGAACAACAGCCAAAGCGCTCTCTTCGTAAAAGAATCGCCGCGGTAGTTTGGGATAGTCTGGACAAGGACCCAGAGGAGCGCAAGTTCATCGCCAAAATAGATTGGTGGATCTTGAGCTACTGTTGTGTCGCCTATTTCGTCAAGTGTGAGTTCAAGATGGTCTCGGTGTCGGCGTGAGGCTGTCCCATAGCCACTAACATCTACCCTAGATCTCGACCAGACCAATGTCAGGTAAATTCTCCATCGCA
Encoded proteins:
- a CDS encoding Putative peptidase M19, metal-dependent hydrolase; the encoded protein is MVTETEARAIYASSIHFDGLNIANWSRDIFESWHKGGITGVSCTCGLWEGLRGSLANVVEWKRWFEEHSDLILQAHSAADIRAAKEAGKTAVLLSWQNTSGIEDQLDYLRVFRDLGVRKMQLTYNTQNYSGAGYSEVRDSGLTGFGREVVDEMARLGIVCDLSHVGPQTSEDVIMYAPDAKPPCFSHVLPGGLVDHPRNKSDHLIKLIGSKGGFVGLSQFGPHMPKGNDSTIEDYVDVLDYVIGLIGEDLVGIGSDASEGHARPSDFLEWCNRDKGYARRLTPWGSQKVVKPLGPLADRAELAVAMAKKGWSEEKMKKVLGENWLRYLEKIFGS